The Myripristis murdjan chromosome 4, fMyrMur1.1, whole genome shotgun sequence region cttttTCAGTTAATTCAAGTGAGTATGCAGTAGTCTGAAAGACATCCAGCTCAGATCCCATGTTATTTAATACAGATGTATTTTGAAACTGCAGTTTCTATCAAAAGTTTTAGCGAAAACTGTCTTCTAAAGATCTTTGAGGGATTTCAGTCAGAATTTAATGCACTTCATGGCACAGACTGCTCTGTTTTATGTAACAAATGGCCTTGTCTGGGAAACCAGCTCTGGTCAATTTTCAATCAATTTTCATTCTTTTAGACCTTAGACTGACTTTTGATACCACTGATCATGCAGTTTTAATTTACCATCCAAGCCACAGAGCTGAACTGGTTCAGCTCTGACCTCTCTGTCATAAGtaactcatcatcatcctcagcaCATTTTATCTGCAGGGTTCACAGGTTTCAAATTTAGACTTCATCTTATTCTCCTTGTGCATGCTCTGCACAATGTAAAATAGTGTCTCTTTTCACTGTTAAACATATAACACTCAGTTATATCTAGTAATCTGGCTACACTGTCACCCACTGTGAGTGCACTATAAATAATAAGAACATGTTGATATTTTGCAAGAGTGGAGAAAACCAAAGTCAAACTGTTCTTATCATCTCTTGATGTGGAGAAGGTAATCTAAGACTTTATCTTCTCGCGGCTAAATTAGTGTTTCCCTTGATTCCTGCCACAGTCAAAAGTCCCTCTCATGCCTTATGTAGAATGGAACCACAAAGGTTTTAACCAAATGATGGCAAATATAGAGACCACATCACCGCAATCCTTTCCATCCCCGAACTCTACACTTGCTGGCTTTCACTTTCAGAACTGACTAAGATTTTACTGATCATGTTTAGTAAATGTAGCTAAGTCTGGTGCTTAGCCATATTTGAGACATTTTAACCACATATGAACCAGAACACAGCCTGAGAACTAAGCACTGCTAGTCCTCTCATTTAAGTATTTAGTTTCAAGgaggaaactgaaatgaaagttCGTGCCATCTGAAGCAGACTGTCTGCATGAGAAACCTACTGTTAGTCCTCCATAATAGCCTGAGGAGGAAGTGTTACACATTCAGAGACTCTGGAAGTAACGCAGTTAATGTTTAGCTAAGCTGACAGCTTTTGCTTGCAATAAAAATTTCAAGCAATTGAACTGCTAATACATACTGTAAAGCAACAAAAGTTGTGCAATTAGTGAGACTGAGAAAACAGACACGAGGAATATTTCGAATGCAAATTTTAAATGGTGCAGTTTGCATAAATTATATTGTTTCATATCAGTTTTGATGAGATTTATCCAAGAAAACCTGTACCAACCtgtaaagtgttattttagatATATCAGCTTTAAGTTAGAGTATACATGTACAGATGCAGCAGGATTTAAGATGGGTGTCAGCCCTTAGCTTTGGGGAGATTAGAATTAAAAGCTGATGTGGTGTGGCACATGAAAAATGGCTTCAACTATCAGTATTTGACAGCGATAACACTATATATTGCAGATATAGAACACTATATCTGCAATATTGTTTGACCCACCTGGACTGAAAGCTTCTTTTCCTCATTTGGCAGGATtctgtatgtgtacacacagtTCTGGAATCTGttgttaaaataatcaaatgtacatgtgtgtcAGTGGCATATTATGTTAAGTGAAGAAACATCCTGGCTGACATATTCAGTAGATTCGATATTTCCTTATTAAGTGCGAGGTGAGCATCAGGTTGTTTTGGGCAGCAGTTCAAATGAAAGCTAACCGATGTAAAAAGATATAATCTGCAGAGGACAAAGGGTGTTGCTCTGTGGGAGCACAGCATGCAAATAAGGAGGAACTACCCATGCGCTGGAATGTGATGTGCAAACAAATTTATTGCAGTATGATAAAATGCACAAATCATAGCATGCTTCTAATGTCCTTGTAATATGAGTTAGTTAAGATGTAATAAGGCCATTATAAGTCCTTATGAGATGCTTATAAACATTATGTGTTAATAAGACTGTATAGGTGTTATTGATAGCACCATAAACACATTCACTGATAGATTATAAGAAATTTGTAAGCACTTACAAGAAACTTGTTAACAGTTACAGACTCCTTGATAACATTAATAAAAGCCTTATTAGCTTCTTATAACTGTTACACTGTTATAACTGTATTAACAGTGTATTAATAGCATTACAACCAAATTTATCGAGTTTAACTAACTTGCCTATTACATCATTGTTAAACTTTTCCAAaccatttttattgctttagtgagattaaaaaatttatttattcattttacgCACATACTAACAGTTAACTAAGCTTTTGCAGCTACCAGATTCAAAGCAAGAACAAAGACTTAGTAAGGTAAATAAATGCCCTTATTAACAGTTACGTGCTTACTAATATGCACTAATAATTACATAATAGGAAAGTTAGTATGACTcaataaatgtgtttgtaatgCGATTATAAACAATTATCAGAAATTCATAAGGcatttattaacattattaagCAGCCTATATTGACAAGCGCTTATAAATATCTTATAATCTAATAATAAACGTGTTTATGATGCTACACCTTTTTCAccgcagccattttgacatgaaattgtAGGGTAAACACAGATGATACACAGGGGAGTAGTTaaggttcagttccatttagGGCCCTGGTGTTGTTGCTGCTCACTGGAATggctctgctgcacttaaatgCAACAGAACCTTTATTAATATCATCAGTAtctcctgtgtttaccctgctatttcatgccaatatggctgctgtgaaaaaggtctactAATAACTGTTACATATTCTTATTAACAAATAATTATGTTAATACGCATCTTATAAGGGCATTATTACCTGTTAACAGCTATAACACTGATATAAAGCATTAGCACTTTTTATGTACACATaaggctatctatctatctatctatctatctatctatctatctatctgtctgtctgtctgtctatctatctatctatctatctatctatctatctatctatctatctatctgtcattGTCAATTTGCATTGTACTTTGTGCTGGTTCCTTGCACAAGGAACAAGAAGGAGGAACACCATCCACCATCAAATTTGCTAAATGCTACTGTGGTGAACTGTCAGCTGCATGAACAGTAGATAGAAACAAGTAATGTTTacttacaaaacacacagggcATACGCGCCTTGTATTGACTCACTGCCACGGAGAAGGAAGCTTCCATCCCTCGCTGCTTTGGAGAGGAGATCCTCAGCTTTGGATCGAGTTATATTGCCATGGTACCAAGGTTGATATATTGGCATCCTGTTTCTCACTCAAGAGACTAAGGTCAAGACTTTTGCATCTGCTCTCGAAATGTATTACAACAAAGCAAAGTAGcctcagtgtttctctctggctattttcatctttctttgtgtgtgcgtttatgtCCTTGCTCTCACTTGTtcatcctctgtctcttcctgttaGCTGGGCGAAAGCTGTAAAAGGAAGCTGCTACCAACACAACGCTGAACTTCCTCATTTGAAAAGTTTGAGAGGAGGGCCCCAGAGCCTTCCACTCTATAATACTACAGAGCACATAAAACTGTAAGGGGGGGAAACGGCTTTCAGTGGAGGAACCTTCATCACTCAATTGTAATGATTAACCAAAATCCCCATGAGTAAAACTGCAATTGAAACTGTTACTCTGTGCTGTCCAATAAAAAAGGCAACTTATTTGCAGAAAGTCTAGCTGActtgaaaaggaaaataattgcAAAAAGTTTATAAGATGAGGGCAATAAACTTTCTGTCTACTGGTTTGGAGACATCACACAGACGTTTTCAGAAAACATGGCCGATGTGTTACTGCACTCTATTTAAGTGTATATTCAGGAAATACAAGTTTAGAATGGCTTGCCATGTTCATGTGATGGACAGGAAATCTTGCACAAATAAGAGAAGAGCTGCTTGCAAACCACAACTCGCGTCACATGATACGAAAAGAGAACTACACTGTGACAAGTCTTGGAGGTTTCTATCCTGTGTCTGAAATAGGGTTACCACTTTCACACCAAGCACATCACATCGAAGCTCGGGCACAATGCTACAGAAAAACATATACATGCTGTATGACCCAATGAGGATTAGACAAACAGAACACAGGAAATCATACTGTTATTTTCAGCTGTaacatttgaattgaattgagttaACATGCACTTTTACCTAATTTATTCCCACATTGCATAGAAGGCATACAGCATGTTATTAATACAAGAAATATATTGAGAAATAAAGGCATTTGTACAAAAAATGAGCTTCCGGAGCATACAAAATTCTCAGCTACTATGGTTTTCTTGATGGAATGACTCGGTATTAAtagttaaaatgttaaatatttacaACTTGAGGTCACAGAGAGCATTTGTGTCATTTATAACTGCTGAGAGCCACAGCTTACTATTCTTGGAGGCGTGCTGTTCTGCCTCAGTCATCACTTCATCTGCAGATGTGTGGCAAAACTGCTTCACAGTAATACAGAATCGTTAGTTTTTAATCCAGTTGTGCAATATCAtaaaaacaccccaaaaaatGCATAGTACAGAATAATTAAGAAGGTGGatacaaaaaacaatatctACAATGAACAcgtaacacagacacacaaatatcaaaagATTTGTCCAGCAGAAGCAAAGCAAATGTGATATCGATGTCAAGCGGCCTGTTGTccaattgtaaaaaaaaaaaaaaaaaaaaatcacactttgaCACATTAAAgcactgtcaaaaaaaacaggtttcaaTAAAAGATTGCATTTAAAAGCTAAATAGCATATAAGCATTTATAATATTTGGCACAGGATACAAAACATAGCAAAAACATATTGAATGTGGACaaaatatgtacatatttttgtttgattcatCTTTTGGTGCTATTAAAAAAATTCCTTTCCAACATCAGCATGAAACCTAACATTTATAAGCATTGGGTTTGTAGAGTGAAGCATACAAACATTATGAGGAAATTCAATCATTCACCCAATTCTCAACCCACTTGATACTTGCTGGGGTGGCAGGGGGCTGCAGGCTGTCCCAGCATGCATGAGCTGGAGGGCAGgaagtccatcacagggcataTTAGAAACACTCAAATATTCAATTCAATCAGCATTTTTGACTAAATTTTCTGTCTTATACCGCTAGTATTGAAATTTCAAGGCTTTTCCGTACTTTTTTGAACCAGCAATAACACAGTACACTGCACCTTTGTTTGCATAGGGCTCTTTGCTGTGCTTTCAGTCCTCACAGCTATCAAAGCTGCAGTCTGAAAGTTGTTCCAGCTGAGTTCAAATCTCTCCACCTCAAAACTCAGACTTGGCACTCACAGAGCTCTCGTGTGTTCCCTTTAACTCTCCGCTGGTGGCTCCTGACACCCCGGCCTTATCTCTGCAAAACAGCCGCGTCAGTGTGCCGCGGAACTTCTCTGCCCCAAAGAGGTAGACCAGCGGGTCCATGGCACCGTTCAGGCAtgtgagggaggaggtgaggcgGTTGGCCAAGCTCAGGCCTCTGCGTGTCTGGCAGGAGACACTCGGGTGGCTGTAGCCCAGGATGAAGGTAGCCCTGCTGACGTGATACGGCAGGAAACAGACCACATAGATGAGCATGACCAGGCCAATGGTCCGCAGGGCCCTCAGTTTGAGGGCTGGCTCCAGCCTGGAGCCTTGATTCAGGCTGTAGATGATGAGCAGGTAGCAGGACAGGGTGGCGAGGAAAGGTGGGGTGAAGGCCACAGCCAGTGAGATGAGTGCATTGCGTGATGCCTTCTCCCTGTACAGTTGCAGGCACACTGTCATGCCATCCACCTCCGCAGTCTGGCGGGTGACCAGCAGGGGTGCCATGGAGACTGTGACCAGGGCCCACAGGGAGAAGCTGATGATATGGGCATAACGGGCCCGACGAACCTTAAGCGATCGCACAGCGTGAACCACAGCGAGGTAGCGGTCCCCTGCCACACATGCCAGGAAATACAGGCTGGCATACATGTTGACGTAAAACAAAAAGCCAGCCGCTCTGCAGGGCACCTCCCCAAAGGGCCAGTGACCCCCAGTGAGGTGGTAGGTGGCCCTCAGTGGGAGGATGATCACATAGGACAGGTCTGCCACTGCCAGATGTAGCAAGAAGACGTTAGCTGGGGAGGAAGTGCCACGCTGGTGAGAGAAGATCCAGAGCGCCAGGCTGTTACCGTTCAGGGCCAGGAGGAAGACCAGGATGTAGAAACCTCCAAAGAGCATGTTCTCAGTGGTGTTATCCACTGCTGCACAACTCTCCGATGACTGATTGAACAGATGGTAAGGAAGCTCTGTTGTTGGAGACTCCATTTTTATGGCTGAGGAAAGAGACACATATCAGTAAATTCTGCCTTACATATCAACATATGTATCAACATATAACATAGGAGTTCAGGTGTAATTAGAATCTTTTTTGCTATTTGAGGGTCAAaggaagtgtttgtttttgagtaaTCATCATGAATTGATATTGTACTAATAACGAATCACTTTCtttctattattttttccaaattgaCACCAACTCCAGGGGGCAATGTCTAGCAACCTCCAAAGAAAAAGTGTCTCTGGAGTTGAGACTGGTCAATAATCAAAAGACTGATTACCttttgccattaaaaaaaaaattaaaaaattaaaaaaataaagtatatctatatctatatctatatctatatatctatatatctatatctatatagatatatagatatagatatagataattGTGCTTTTTCAATGTCTGAAAAAAATTGAGACAATCTGCAGAAGTGACTACCCCACCCCTCATAACTCCCATATCTCTGGCAAGCTCCAGCAGACCGCTCctcttattgtttttatttccacagCACTGGTATGACTTACAAAGTCTCAAATCAATTATTTAAGAACCAAAAGGGTTCACCGCCCTGTTGAAGGAATAAACTTTGGAATTTGCAAAGGATCCAAGAAAAACGTGAAAAGATTTATCAAAGGGAATAAACTGTCATTCCACAGATGATGCAGCTGAGGGAAGTATTAGGGGAGGTTACAGAATAAACAATGTAATCCAGCAAAAAATGTGATAAACATAACACTGCATCATTGTAGGGCCTCTTAACAGAAAATGGGACTGTCCTAAAAAATCATATAAACAATGTAGAGGAGGCTGAAAACTTTTCTTTATCTAAGTTATGCCTCCATTTTACAAGCACACTACCCAGAGACAGTAGCTCTCAGTAGGCTCTtttcactttctgtgtgtgtgtgcgtgtgtgtatgtgtgtgtgatgtaaatCCTGCACTGCATGTAACTGTGGGACTCACAGGGAGAGGCATTTCTCAGCTCAAGCTCCCACCATTCAGGAGCTCAAGTCCTGCAAAGAAAAGGTTGCTATTCCAAGGATAACAAACTAGGAGCCGCGCACTTGAATGCAAAAGCTTCCTCAAATACTAATCCCTGGGGCCTAATCCTGAAGAGACAATCCCAAAAATATGCCTTGATCACAATGATCAGGGTAAAAAAATCTGTGCAAGCATTCACATgtggagagtgagaggaggacaCCAAGTGTCTTGGCACTGTGCTTTTTAGAAATTGCTCAAAACAGTTCATTGTGATCAAATTTTGACAGTTGTGCAATCCTCTAATGTTAACATTTGTCAcagatgtaaatgtaaaatttagAAATGGGATAATATAAAATAGCACTTTACCAACATGATTTACCCACTGATAATCATCCATACACTctcaaaaagcaaatgacagaTTGATGCATGCTTTGCAAAATCAATCAAACACTAGAGCTGTTTGAAAGTTCACATGCCAATCACAATTGAAATATAAGAAGACTGTTTATTGTTGAATAACTAATACTGAATATCTTGAGATTTTTGTCAGAACCTAAAGTTTTGCTGTCAAGGACAGATTCCTTGGTAACAGACTATTATGTGCTACTAGCAGATAAAGGAGGGAAATTTGGAAATCACaaattttgtaaacaaaattaaatgcatCAAAGAGCAGACGTAAGAAGACCTACCCACCTATTCAGAGCTCTTCAAATAGCACCCCAACTTGAAGGAAGGTCGGCCCTTGAAGGAGCGGCTCAGTTGCTGGCAGAGTGGACAACAATTGGTGCAGGAGCAGAGAGTTGCGCAGCAGTTGTATGTGATGCAAAATGAAGACTGGGAGTCTCGAGGCAGAGCTGGAGTAAGAGCTGGAGCGCTGACAAAAGGAATGCTGTCCTATAACCTCCTTTCTCTCAGTCAAGATGTTCTTGGGAATGAGACTGTAGCTCTTTTTGTGTCTCAACAAATTTGATAACAGAAAGGGAGTCCCAATGGGAGCCTTTCGTTTGAACCTTGACCCCACCCTTTCTTCTCCATCCCCTCTCCTCAGAGGGCCACTTGTGCACTCAACAATGGCTCAAGTCAGAATAAGTGGCACATTTTAGCAGCAGAGAAAAGAATGGCGAGCCTTAGTTGCAATGAGTCGTTGGGTATGACTCCATGGAAACGAGGCCTAGTGGTGTACCCACTGCCTTTACCATGAAAACACCCTCCAACTTTAAGATAGAAGATGGACTGTGCAGTTAACTGAAAAGTTTATGACTAAAGTCTCAGAGATGATCATTTGTAGACCGTCTGTTTCAAAGCTCTAAAAAGGGCCCCCACTCCCCCTTAGGATAGCAAGTGAAAAACAAGGGGGCGGGGGGCacatggaggagacagaggccCTTGTTGGTTTCTTGCCTCCTGGGGCCATGCTGAATTGGAATGCCCAAAATAATCAGTCACATAGCCATCAGACAGATGTGGAGAGAAGACCCACTGGCAAAGAGAGGATAATATTTCTTTCATACATGGAGATCACAGCTGTGTGTCAGACACATCACCCCTTTCTCCTCCCAATGGCATGTAACATCGATATGCAAATGGTATTCTGTTGCCTTGAATGAAGCCACTATCTAGGCAGGACTGTGGAGAAGCTTTGACATCACTACCCTGTTAATCTACTGCCAACTACTAATTGGGACGGGCCCCACTTTTGTTAAGCCTCCCCTCTGTGTCTGTTGTGCATTTCATAACCCTGAAGCAAAAACACTGCCTTGTGTAATCACTTGTTATCACAAATATACTTTTCTTCCTGCTTCTGTGAAGGTTGAATCATAAAGACCTTTCTGCCTAATGTGGGATGATTTTgataaaagaaatcaaaaaatgaaaaaaagcatGCTCTCATCATTATAAGCCGTTGAACTCAGATGcaacaatgttttatttttcaattttggcAGCGAAAAAACAATTTCTCGAAAATGAATGACTCATTAAATACTTTATCATCTGAAAGACAGTATCATTTTAAGTTCTCAAGATGGTACCGTTTCATAACGATAGAGCTGTTTCATTGTTCAGAAAGCAGAAAGACAAAAGACTTGTGAGGAAAACACTTGTAGGGCAAGAGCAAACGGCAACAAGATGTGTTGTTCAGATCCATTTGTGTTACTTGTGTCAGTGCTAAGGAACCATTAACATTAAAGAAAAGACATTTACAACAACTTTGCTTTGCACAGTGAATCAGTGTCACCTCTTACATGTAGCCTactttctaaaatcaaaaaaaaaaaaaaaaactctttatgCAAtgccatgctgtgtgtgtgtgtgtgtgtgtgtgtgtgtgtgtgtgtgtgtgtgtgtgtgtgtgtgtgtgtacgtgtgcatatACATTACATCATACAGTGTGTTTAATTTATTGGTACAGTTACAGGACTGACCACAAGTGGCATTATGTTCATGCTCCTTCTTCTGCAGCTCAAATGTTGAGACGCTGGGTCCTGGTTTGCAGCGCCCTCCCCTCTTTGAGGTACATATTGACGTAGGACGTTATAAGGTCGTCCATCTTGTAGCCCTTTCAAGAGGAGACACCACAAGAAAAGAGATTAAGACGAGGACAGAGTGTTATTGTGACATTTATCAGTTCAAACTTCATGTGTCTCTGCCAGATCAGCGGCTCCATTTCTTACCAGTGAAGTTTCACACAAGAATTTGCTCCCCTTGACTAAATTGCCAAGAGTCATGTGGAAGTAGGTGCTGCCGCTGCACCAGTTAGCGATGCGGTTGAATGGGTGGGTTGCCAGGATATCCTTAAAAGAGAAAattgttgtttactttttatgCAGCTGAGATATTGTAAGAATTAGTTCACTAGCATGTAGAAAATCCTTTGTAACTGACTattgaaaattgaatttttttaacCTTGGTTTTAGGGTGTATGATTGTGACTCCTTGTTTGCTGATGGCAATCCGCACAATATCTGGGAAGTTTGGTTCTGATGTTTGCTGAGaaaggtgaaaaagaaaatgaatgtctTTATTGTACTGTAATAATAAGATTTTGCAAATGTGCATGGTGCTGCCTACCATtccaagaaaaagagagagagagagggaaatataCAGATAAACCAATGCACTCATTTCAGTCCATACCTTCACGTCAAAGAATGCACAGCCAAACGTCGGCCACCGGCAAACCGCCTTCAAAAACCCCACCTTGGCATCTTCAACAGTCATGCCGGCTTGTTTGTTGTAAGTGGCAAAAATATTCTGGAAATCAACAAAAAGGAAGCATTACAGTGTACACCCTTTGTGAGATACAATGCTTTTGTTTCATTAAAGTGACTGCACAGCTATTAATGAAGTTTATGAGGTTCTAACTCCCCTAGCCTTAAGACAAACATGTGAATTGAGATAAGAATCACCAGAGGggcatttttgtgttgttgtttgtgtgtgctaaTTCAGGACCCTACTGTGTGTAAAACTGACAGTCCATTAAAAT contains the following coding sequences:
- the gpr17 gene encoding uracil nucleotide/cysteinyl leukotriene receptor: MESPTTELPYHLFNQSSESCAAVDNTTENMLFGGFYILVFLLALNGNSLALWIFSHQRGTSSPANVFLLHLAVADLSYVIILPLRATYHLTGGHWPFGEVPCRAAGFLFYVNMYASLYFLACVAGDRYLAVVHAVRSLKVRRARYAHIISFSLWALVTVSMAPLLVTRQTAEVDGMTVCLQLYREKASRNALISLAVAFTPPFLATLSCYLLIIYSLNQGSRLEPALKLRALRTIGLVMLIYVVCFLPYHVSRATFILGYSHPSVSCQTRRGLSLANRLTSSLTCLNGAMDPLVYLFGAEKFRGTLTRLFCRDKAGVSGATSGELKGTHESSVSAKSEF